In Streptomyces capitiformicae, one genomic interval encodes:
- a CDS encoding DNA-binding protein, which translates to MSGGTRVSYEELLAAGGVLPPDTEGAGERAVPLTARTYRHPGLDDRVVVRLVAGELGAAEDLATGFLGLERDAEPAVVGLGLRQSLGFPEWVLVHHPEDGHRALGVVPDLEKVARQAKSKPKAAMDACLELGTRLAASVPHFLPTFYEQAGRVFLAEENAAYAAQLFTRARKAEAEHGLVVDEERLDAVFLEFALAGALPVKVLSAYAKELAARVPAEEALRRFTRLCLRRTAGGLPPSAQMANDLRKLARAAGRDADLTEQEYLAELLGLPATLRAAAGWWKGHRTALVALAGREPRVRGALLDIVPSVEDDEMPALWLGVLEASGALAGLWDTSLPAEERSSDGTAGWLQRFLKFRQESRCATERLAELYALVDRTAEVLRAELTASGGELRATEDLDLLDQLLSLDVPVAAPGKNSMLLLAAWAKGEGQRELLSLAADSRFHEAFRKGADHLGDNVHGLRAIRLLAASPGGRPMLAEWVRAVVRRFTVVGLPQLPDALTRLKWLPAKALALAEEEVREAVATDLAPVLARTLRTGIVDELGWPAWEEATADLVPKNDVEDIVVADAWPHLIVAGAAQARVIGAEGTVLTHDLRAAVKDSWGDPGFHHVDGELLVHWRTRNDGLRGYWHTRADRELSLKGPDSTRGTQMDWYRGDFPITLPLPGGGRATGSGVLHAGDTTVPEERPMVSDGVSYWLWHTPAEDGETSGFFEYDPVTGELGRRSMPAFFTDALRDAPEGSTFQGGWLGPSPTPGATPASAPVDGLIGLRQVRLPDGSRRTEDLAGHTVTLPADMPWPSALVVFPGADRAVAVVRGSWQLDLVDSEGVVTAVTKTDRTPGVFGEGTLLLPPVQYWECMTPRDPEGSEALRRIDRDTSAALLKAAAQPDEKALPDAIRALLPVTHDALVAGIAGVVRHAAGQQAVLDAAATRLTRALDGDLEDEGPVGVPDVVLLEALNGLGVVNGYWWNRDKEVTTVFRALRVMARAAGLTDTAVPEERTARLHLDGPGLHSGQPEMETLVDRVRALSFRAAAGTTSGKHREALRTLLGEFDALGLGATATPQRWRKVELSLAADLLRSASGDWREGAWRGLLPLGGGAFIVFVERESTHESDEGYLFTGFFHDPTGRFEIPEPYTLRKSSPLGEDTEAGRLGAFLAELDTRGPAPWFPEAAEEFARLTGVTETMARLIVAGLPQVDVYERTFLTAEARGFIGVKAAAAADAKSELARVDGDIRVAVVAALLPADPARLWTEGPDAAAAAEVWNSRVGKRTPVPEALFGEAVRAVKHSQWEVREALPALLDPAAEPRFTQDLDWAVSGDRVKPVGGDMVGFTAETLVGTVALAAWLAHRLPAGDPIRAALPPALSAVRRRLAHPGLVLDLGRYINLPKFRKTAGAPAETGKGFERYGAVVLATHDDQPAPGLRVALLDEAGQDPYLPALRIDDQRPFTAEVALRLARSPRFAALLADPGDPLAGERDKDGVWWPQDPSRSVPELVTEVAKEYGIGEDAATVYLMLLAMPDPTDRLTARWTGWKPARIKAARAELAATDLVVEATRTRASRSLFLPGGWVELTSPRVPLERWKLPLYAEVMHGETPTFSVVVPTEPHAELYRRAWQRVQDGDAPRFEELQVRKRGRRR; encoded by the coding sequence ATGAGCGGGGGGACGCGGGTGTCGTACGAGGAACTGCTGGCGGCGGGCGGGGTGCTGCCGCCGGACACCGAGGGAGCCGGGGAGCGGGCGGTGCCACTGACCGCGCGGACGTACCGTCATCCGGGCCTGGACGACCGGGTGGTGGTACGGCTGGTGGCCGGGGAGCTGGGCGCGGCGGAGGACCTGGCCACCGGGTTCCTCGGTCTGGAGCGGGACGCGGAGCCGGCCGTGGTGGGCCTCGGGCTGCGCCAGTCGCTGGGGTTCCCGGAGTGGGTGCTGGTGCACCACCCGGAGGACGGTCACCGCGCGCTGGGTGTCGTGCCGGATCTGGAGAAGGTGGCCCGGCAGGCGAAGTCCAAGCCGAAGGCGGCCATGGACGCCTGTCTGGAGTTGGGCACCCGGCTGGCGGCCTCGGTGCCGCACTTCCTGCCGACGTTCTACGAGCAGGCCGGACGGGTGTTCCTCGCCGAGGAGAACGCCGCATACGCGGCCCAGTTGTTCACCCGCGCCCGCAAGGCCGAGGCCGAGCACGGGCTGGTGGTGGACGAGGAGCGGCTGGACGCCGTGTTCCTGGAGTTCGCCCTGGCCGGGGCGCTGCCGGTGAAGGTGCTGTCGGCGTATGCGAAGGAGCTGGCCGCGCGGGTGCCGGCCGAGGAGGCGCTGCGGCGCTTCACCCGGCTGTGCCTGCGCCGCACGGCGGGCGGTCTGCCGCCGTCGGCGCAGATGGCGAACGACCTGCGCAAGCTGGCCCGCGCCGCCGGGCGGGACGCGGATCTCACCGAGCAGGAGTATCTGGCGGAGCTGTTGGGTCTGCCCGCCACGCTGCGGGCGGCGGCGGGCTGGTGGAAGGGCCACCGTACGGCTCTGGTGGCGCTCGCCGGGCGTGAGCCCCGGGTGCGTGGCGCTCTGCTGGACATCGTCCCGTCGGTGGAGGACGACGAGATGCCCGCGCTGTGGCTGGGGGTGCTGGAGGCGTCCGGTGCTCTAGCGGGGCTGTGGGACACGTCGCTGCCCGCGGAGGAGCGGTCGAGCGACGGTACGGCGGGCTGGCTCCAGCGGTTCCTGAAGTTCCGCCAGGAGTCGCGCTGTGCCACCGAGCGGCTGGCGGAGCTGTACGCGCTGGTGGACCGGACCGCCGAGGTGCTGCGGGCCGAACTCACCGCGTCGGGTGGCGAGTTGCGGGCCACCGAGGACCTCGACCTGCTCGATCAGCTGCTGTCGCTGGACGTGCCCGTGGCGGCCCCCGGGAAGAACTCCATGCTGCTGCTCGCCGCGTGGGCCAAGGGCGAGGGGCAGCGCGAACTGCTGTCGCTGGCCGCCGATTCCCGCTTCCACGAGGCATTCCGGAAGGGTGCCGACCACCTCGGCGACAACGTGCACGGTCTGCGGGCGATCCGGCTGCTGGCGGCGTCCCCGGGCGGGCGCCCGATGCTCGCGGAGTGGGTACGTGCGGTGGTCCGGCGGTTCACCGTCGTCGGTCTGCCCCAGCTGCCCGACGCGCTGACCCGGCTGAAGTGGCTGCCCGCCAAGGCGCTGGCGCTGGCCGAGGAGGAGGTGCGCGAGGCCGTCGCCACCGACCTCGCCCCGGTGCTGGCCCGCACCCTGAGGACCGGCATCGTCGACGAACTGGGCTGGCCCGCCTGGGAGGAGGCGACCGCCGACCTCGTCCCCAAGAACGACGTCGAGGACATCGTCGTCGCCGACGCCTGGCCCCACCTCATCGTGGCGGGCGCCGCCCAGGCCCGGGTGATCGGCGCCGAGGGCACGGTCCTCACCCACGATCTGCGCGCCGCGGTGAAGGACAGCTGGGGCGACCCGGGCTTCCACCACGTGGACGGCGAGTTGCTCGTCCACTGGCGCACCCGCAACGACGGCCTGCGCGGCTACTGGCACACGCGCGCCGACCGGGAGCTGAGCCTGAAGGGCCCGGACAGTACCCGGGGCACCCAGATGGACTGGTATCGGGGTGACTTCCCGATCACCCTTCCCCTGCCCGGTGGCGGCCGGGCCACCGGCAGCGGTGTGCTGCACGCCGGGGACACCACCGTCCCCGAGGAGCGCCCGATGGTCTCCGACGGCGTCTCGTACTGGCTGTGGCACACCCCCGCCGAGGACGGGGAGACGAGCGGTTTCTTCGAGTACGACCCGGTCACGGGTGAGCTCGGACGCAGGAGCATGCCCGCGTTCTTCACCGACGCGCTGCGCGACGCTCCCGAGGGCAGCACCTTCCAGGGCGGCTGGCTTGGCCCGTCCCCGACACCCGGCGCCACCCCGGCATCGGCGCCCGTGGACGGGCTGATCGGTCTGCGCCAAGTGCGACTGCCCGACGGTTCCCGGCGCACCGAGGACCTCGCGGGTCACACCGTGACCCTTCCCGCCGATATGCCCTGGCCGTCCGCGCTCGTGGTGTTCCCCGGCGCCGACCGGGCCGTCGCCGTCGTCCGCGGTAGCTGGCAGCTCGACCTGGTCGACTCCGAAGGCGTCGTCACCGCGGTGACCAAGACGGACCGTACGCCCGGTGTCTTCGGCGAGGGCACACTGCTGCTGCCGCCGGTGCAGTACTGGGAGTGCATGACGCCTCGTGACCCGGAGGGCTCCGAGGCGCTGCGGCGCATCGACCGGGACACCTCGGCGGCCCTGCTGAAGGCCGCCGCGCAGCCCGACGAGAAGGCGCTGCCCGACGCGATCCGCGCACTGCTGCCGGTCACCCATGACGCGCTCGTCGCGGGCATCGCCGGAGTCGTCCGGCACGCCGCCGGTCAGCAGGCCGTCCTCGACGCGGCGGCGACCCGGCTCACCCGGGCCCTCGACGGCGACTTGGAGGACGAGGGTCCGGTCGGGGTCCCGGATGTCGTGCTCCTCGAGGCACTCAACGGCCTCGGAGTGGTCAACGGCTACTGGTGGAACCGCGACAAGGAGGTCACCACCGTCTTCCGCGCCCTGCGGGTGATGGCCCGGGCCGCCGGGCTCACCGACACCGCCGTACCGGAGGAGCGGACGGCTCGCCTCCACCTCGACGGCCCGGGACTGCATTCGGGGCAGCCGGAGATGGAGACGCTGGTCGACCGCGTCAGGGCTCTGTCGTTCCGGGCCGCGGCCGGCACGACCTCCGGGAAGCACCGCGAGGCACTGCGCACGCTGCTCGGCGAGTTCGACGCCCTGGGGCTGGGCGCGACCGCCACGCCCCAGCGGTGGCGCAAGGTGGAACTGAGCCTGGCGGCCGACCTGTTGCGCTCAGCATCGGGTGACTGGCGAGAGGGCGCGTGGCGGGGGCTGCTGCCGCTGGGCGGCGGTGCCTTCATCGTCTTCGTGGAGCGCGAGTCCACGCACGAGTCCGACGAGGGTTACCTCTTCACCGGCTTCTTCCACGACCCGACCGGGCGGTTCGAGATCCCCGAGCCCTACACGCTGCGCAAGTCGTCGCCGCTGGGCGAGGACACGGAGGCGGGCCGACTCGGCGCGTTCCTGGCCGAGTTGGACACGCGGGGGCCTGCGCCCTGGTTCCCGGAGGCCGCCGAAGAGTTCGCCCGGCTCACCGGTGTCACCGAGACGATGGCCCGGCTGATCGTGGCCGGTCTGCCGCAGGTCGATGTCTACGAGCGGACGTTCCTGACGGCGGAGGCACGCGGCTTCATCGGGGTGAAGGCGGCGGCCGCCGCCGACGCCAAGAGCGAACTCGCCCGTGTCGACGGCGACATCAGGGTCGCCGTGGTCGCCGCGCTGCTGCCCGCCGACCCCGCCCGGCTGTGGACCGAGGGTCCGGACGCGGCGGCGGCAGCCGAGGTCTGGAACAGCAGGGTGGGCAAGCGGACGCCCGTCCCCGAGGCCCTGTTCGGCGAAGCGGTACGCGCGGTCAAGCACTCCCAGTGGGAGGTACGGGAGGCGCTGCCCGCGCTGCTGGACCCGGCCGCCGAGCCCCGGTTCACCCAGGACCTGGATTGGGCCGTCAGCGGCGACCGGGTCAAGCCCGTCGGCGGGGACATGGTCGGGTTCACGGCGGAGACTCTGGTCGGCACGGTCGCCCTGGCCGCCTGGCTCGCCCACCGGCTGCCGGCCGGCGACCCGATCCGGGCCGCGCTGCCGCCCGCGCTCAGCGCCGTACGCCGACGCCTCGCCCACCCCGGCCTGGTGCTCGACCTCGGGCGGTACATCAACCTCCCGAAGTTCCGGAAGACCGCGGGTGCCCCGGCCGAGACCGGCAAGGGCTTCGAGCGGTACGGCGCCGTCGTCCTGGCCACTCATGACGACCAGCCGGCGCCGGGCCTGAGGGTCGCCCTGCTCGACGAGGCGGGCCAGGACCCGTATCTGCCCGCGCTGCGCATCGACGACCAGCGGCCCTTCACCGCCGAGGTGGCACTGCGCCTGGCCCGCTCCCCCCGGTTCGCGGCGCTGCTCGCCGACCCGGGCGATCCCTTGGCCGGTGAGCGCGACAAGGACGGCGTCTGGTGGCCGCAGGACCCGAGCCGCTCGGTTCCCGAGTTGGTGACCGAGGTGGCCAAGGAGTACGGCATCGGTGAGGACGCCGCCACGGTCTATCTGATGCTGCTCGCCATGCCCGACCCCACCGACCGTCTCACGGCCCGGTGGACCGGGTGGAAGCCGGCCCGCATCAAGGCGGCCCGCGCCGAGCTGGCGGCCACCGACCTGGTCGTCGAGGCCACCCGGACCAGGGCGTCGCGTTCGCTCTTCCTGCCCGGCGGCTGGGTCGAGCTGACGTCACCGCGCGTTCCGCTGGAGCGGTGGAAGCTCCCGCTGTACGCCGAGGTGATGCACGGCGAGACCCCGACGTTCAGCGTGGTCGTCCCGACCGAGCCGCACGCCGAGTTGTACCGAAGGGCATGGCAGCGCGTCCAGGACGGCGACGCTCCCCGCTTCGAGGAGCTGCAAGTGCGCAAGCGGGGCCGCCGCCGCTGA
- a CDS encoding DUF4132 domain-containing protein codes for MGWLSAGDGYEVALVEGRVAARATSGRSAGRQLKSLPRALKDHPEVDRLRRFAEWLDRHAAACVAQVDAWMVSSLPVPTGLLARVWPDEAWQSALRDLAVVGDDPDEVGFLRGATDSGELRIVNLDGETVRLSPRTVTLPHPVLLPDLDDLREFAAELGIVQRVEQIHRAIWRRPDDLAAKATQVREFTGGSFRSRFALAARASSLGYRVSGGYATARVRDGGHTVEASVWIGEPYWDGDVELGNLTWHDPDGRALPLREVGPVAWSEGMRMAAALYAGREIEGGKDA; via the coding sequence GTGGGTTGGCTGTCGGCGGGTGACGGGTATGAAGTCGCCCTTGTGGAGGGGCGGGTGGCGGCACGGGCCACCTCGGGCCGGTCGGCGGGGCGGCAGTTGAAGTCGCTGCCGCGCGCGCTCAAGGACCACCCGGAGGTGGACCGGCTGCGGAGGTTCGCCGAGTGGCTGGATCGGCATGCCGCGGCGTGCGTCGCGCAGGTCGACGCCTGGATGGTGTCGTCACTGCCCGTACCCACCGGCCTGCTGGCCCGGGTGTGGCCGGACGAGGCGTGGCAGTCCGCGCTGCGCGACCTGGCGGTGGTCGGTGACGACCCGGACGAGGTCGGTTTCCTGCGGGGTGCCACCGACTCCGGCGAGCTGCGGATCGTCAACCTCGACGGTGAGACCGTCCGGCTGTCCCCGCGCACGGTGACACTGCCGCATCCGGTGCTGCTGCCGGACCTGGACGACCTGCGGGAGTTCGCGGCCGAGTTGGGCATCGTGCAGCGCGTCGAGCAGATACACCGGGCGATCTGGCGGCGGCCGGACGACCTCGCCGCCAAGGCCACCCAGGTCCGGGAGTTCACCGGGGGCTCGTTCCGCTCCCGCTTCGCCCTCGCCGCGCGCGCCTCGTCACTCGGATACCGGGTGTCCGGTGGTTACGCCACGGCCCGGGTACGGGACGGCGGGCACACGGTGGAGGCCTCCGTGTGGATCGGGGAGCCGTACTGGGACGGCGATGTGGAGCTCGGCAACCTCACCTGGCACGACCCGGACGGCCGCGCCCTGCCGCTGCGAGAGGTGGGCCCGGTGGCCTGGTCGGAGGGGATGCGGATGGCCGCGGCCCTGTACGCGGGACGCGAGATCGAGGGGGGCAAGGACGCATGA
- a CDS encoding polysaccharide lyase family 7 protein, which translates to MNRRSVLRAGAVLLATGATTAARLADPTDGWTRTSFTYSWQKPWNLDLGDRHSYSGGVHRMWVYAADEPFEEGSSTDPRTEMRWKNDYRTGDRMWDADVYLPSGSDGASFVQILRSVRPSGTPATDIMLNVYDTNGGTVRRYDGTVLKTGAYDTWFNVKIAHSASSGTGTIKVYFDDSLVLTVADRGPATRYFKNGVYNHGSGRVEARFRDIRYWTR; encoded by the coding sequence ATGAACAGGAGATCGGTCTTACGGGCCGGGGCCGTGCTGCTGGCCACCGGCGCCACGACGGCGGCGCGCCTCGCCGACCCGACCGACGGCTGGACGCGGACCTCGTTCACGTACAGCTGGCAGAAGCCCTGGAACCTCGATCTCGGCGACCGGCACAGCTACAGCGGTGGCGTCCACCGCATGTGGGTGTACGCCGCCGACGAGCCGTTCGAGGAGGGCAGCTCCACCGACCCGCGCACCGAGATGCGGTGGAAGAACGACTACAGGACAGGTGACCGCATGTGGGACGCCGACGTCTATCTGCCGTCCGGCTCCGACGGCGCCTCCTTCGTCCAGATCCTGCGCAGCGTCCGCCCCTCGGGCACCCCCGCCACCGACATCATGCTCAACGTCTACGACACCAACGGCGGCACCGTGCGGCGCTATGACGGCACGGTGCTCAAGACCGGGGCGTACGACACCTGGTTCAATGTGAAGATCGCCCACTCGGCGAGCAGCGGGACCGGGACCATCAAGGTGTACTTCGACGACTCGCTCGTCCTGACGGTCGCCGACCGGGGCCCCGCGACCCGCTACTTCAAGAACGGCGTGTACAACCACGGTTCGGGCCGCGTCGAGGCACGCTTCCGCGACATCCGCTACTGGACGCGGTGA
- a CDS encoding glycosyl hydrolase family 95 catalytic domain-containing protein, whose product MTSQPGKHSPMPRRAVIGTALGGAAAVTLSGTSHAAPPLSAERSAEAAPVIGRDRRPWKLRDTMTTDAAWNAFLRGQDLLWTKLPTLWHEGPFLGDGLLGSMIYREPGANRIRFTVQHGRVQDHRPEFGSGWGTCRLPVGHLTLDPVGTITAVDWRLSLWNAELTGTVTTTAGTLTLSALIHDEVLAVRVTAGGDEQVTWTFHPEEAISPRKIQEPPPAGYTANPPWTTRTTTDGTEQVLQPLTGGQTATAYRRTGDDLLLSVGHSHPSDTAASAASLRNLRRVTSYGALRRRHTRWWHAFYRKSFVSFPDQRLQSFHWIQLYKIASASRAGGPVMATSGPWLEPTPWPAVWWNLNVQLEYWLIHGSNHLELDSLATTLRQNQEQLIANVPAPYRKDSSGVGRSSDMFANRGVAVPGAGNEAGNLTWALHNVWLSYRHTMDKSLLRDTVYPVLRRAVTYYLHFLTPGSDGKLHLPSTLSPEYPVVPPQDTNYDLALIRWGCRTLIESAELLGLDDELIPRWQEVLAKLTPYPVDDNGFMIGADTPYAQSHRHYSHLLMVYPLYLVNWEQPENRELIAKSVAHWQALNSAHRGYSYTGAASMYAMTGDGDTAITYLRKFFDTTTRYPCRANTHYTEAGPVIETPLSASQSLHDMFCQSWGGVIRVFPAVPSTWADVTLHNFRTQGAFLLSAVREGGKTRFIRIRSEAGEPLKLRHGLSGTLTVLLDDGTPARTRDLGDGTLAIDLPRGREVLVHAGARPDLVIAPVALSEPGPAWGLP is encoded by the coding sequence ATGACCTCACAGCCGGGGAAACACTCACCGATGCCCCGCAGAGCGGTGATCGGCACCGCGCTGGGCGGCGCGGCAGCCGTGACCCTGTCCGGGACATCCCACGCCGCACCGCCCTTATCGGCGGAGCGGTCCGCCGAAGCCGCCCCAGTGATCGGACGTGACAGACGTCCCTGGAAGCTCCGCGACACCATGACCACCGACGCCGCCTGGAACGCGTTCCTGCGCGGCCAGGACCTGCTGTGGACCAAACTGCCGACCCTCTGGCACGAGGGCCCGTTCCTCGGCGACGGGCTGCTCGGCAGCATGATCTACCGGGAGCCCGGCGCCAACCGGATCCGCTTCACCGTCCAGCACGGCCGAGTCCAGGACCACCGGCCCGAGTTCGGCAGCGGCTGGGGCACCTGCCGCCTCCCCGTCGGCCACCTCACCCTCGACCCGGTCGGCACCATCACCGCCGTCGACTGGCGGCTGAGCCTGTGGAACGCCGAGCTCACCGGCACCGTCACCACCACCGCGGGCACCCTCACCCTCTCCGCGCTCATCCACGACGAGGTCCTGGCCGTACGCGTGACGGCCGGCGGCGACGAACAGGTCACCTGGACGTTCCACCCCGAGGAGGCCATCAGCCCCCGGAAGATCCAGGAGCCCCCGCCCGCCGGCTACACCGCCAACCCGCCCTGGACCACCCGCACCACCACCGACGGCACCGAGCAGGTTCTCCAACCCCTCACCGGCGGCCAGACCGCCACCGCGTACCGCCGCACCGGCGACGACCTGCTGCTCAGCGTCGGGCACAGCCACCCCTCCGACACCGCCGCCTCGGCCGCCTCCTTACGGAACCTCCGACGCGTGACCTCGTACGGCGCCCTCAGGCGGCGCCACACCCGCTGGTGGCACGCCTTCTACCGGAAGAGTTTCGTCTCGTTCCCCGACCAGCGGCTGCAGAGCTTCCACTGGATCCAGCTCTACAAGATCGCCTCCGCCAGCCGCGCGGGCGGCCCCGTCATGGCCACCTCCGGGCCCTGGCTGGAGCCCACACCCTGGCCCGCGGTCTGGTGGAACCTCAACGTCCAGCTGGAGTACTGGCTCATCCACGGCTCCAACCACCTGGAACTCGACTCGCTCGCCACCACGCTGCGCCAGAACCAGGAACAGCTCATCGCCAACGTGCCCGCCCCCTACCGCAAGGACAGCTCCGGCGTCGGCCGCAGCTCCGACATGTTCGCCAACCGCGGTGTGGCGGTGCCGGGCGCCGGCAACGAGGCCGGCAACCTCACCTGGGCCCTGCACAACGTGTGGCTGTCCTACCGGCACACCATGGACAAGAGCCTCCTGCGCGACACGGTCTACCCGGTGCTGCGCCGGGCCGTCACCTACTACCTGCACTTCCTCACCCCTGGTAGCGACGGCAAGCTCCACCTCCCGAGCACGCTCTCGCCCGAGTACCCCGTCGTGCCGCCCCAGGACACCAACTACGACCTGGCCCTGATCCGCTGGGGTTGCCGAACGCTCATCGAGTCGGCCGAACTGCTCGGCCTCGACGACGAGTTGATCCCGCGCTGGCAGGAGGTGCTGGCCAAGCTCACGCCGTACCCGGTCGACGACAACGGCTTCATGATCGGCGCCGACACCCCGTACGCCCAGTCCCACCGGCACTACTCGCACCTGCTGATGGTGTACCCGCTGTACCTCGTCAACTGGGAACAGCCCGAGAACCGCGAACTGATCGCCAAGTCGGTGGCCCACTGGCAGGCACTGAACAGCGCCCACCGGGGCTACAGCTACACCGGGGCCGCATCGATGTACGCGATGACCGGCGACGGCGACACCGCGATCACCTATCTGCGGAAGTTCTTCGACACCACCACCCGCTACCCCTGCCGCGCCAACACGCACTACACCGAGGCCGGTCCGGTCATCGAGACCCCGCTGTCCGCCTCGCAGTCCCTGCACGACATGTTCTGCCAGAGCTGGGGCGGCGTGATCCGTGTCTTCCCGGCCGTTCCGTCCACCTGGGCGGACGTCACCCTGCACAACTTCCGCACCCAGGGCGCCTTCCTGCTCAGCGCCGTCCGCGAGGGCGGGAAGACCCGGTTCATCCGGATCAGGAGCGAGGCCGGCGAGCCCCTCAAGCTCCGGCACGGACTCAGCGGAACCCTCACCGTGC